One genomic region from Melioribacteraceae bacterium encodes:
- a CDS encoding dimethyl sulfoxide reductase anchor subunit — protein MHLVEWPLILFTLMIQMSAGAFMFLGILREVKFMKLDEGVFSVAGRPILNVTGFILLLSVIIAAFHLGSPLNAFNALNNLESSWLSREILSLILFLFSGTIFLIYFMKKGTGGKIIFILALITVLLGYITIASMSLIYMLETVPVWNNFFTPLSFVMTSLILGSGAILHAINIVMNKEKYFSRLKEFQSGNLADTFSKISKFILILLSIQLIIIIYQPVYLSSGASNDSFNLLINDNIFLLLFRILFIIAAIVWLLLILKKNRMDGNVLIRKKYYAFYFGILLIQELIGRYIFYAIYSRIGV, from the coding sequence ATGCATCTGGTAGAATGGCCCCTCATATTATTTACATTAATGATTCAGATGTCTGCGGGCGCTTTCATGTTTCTGGGTATTCTTCGCGAAGTTAAATTCATGAAACTAGACGAAGGAGTCTTCTCGGTAGCAGGCCGACCAATATTAAATGTTACCGGATTTATTCTCCTCCTTTCTGTAATTATTGCGGCATTTCATCTCGGATCGCCTCTAAACGCATTCAATGCTCTCAATAATCTGGAATCATCCTGGCTCAGCAGAGAAATACTTTCTTTAATTCTCTTCTTATTCAGCGGCACTATCTTTCTTATCTACTTTATGAAAAAAGGAACCGGGGGAAAAATAATTTTTATCCTTGCGCTTATAACTGTCCTGCTCGGATATATTACAATTGCTTCAATGTCTCTCATCTATATGCTCGAGACCGTACCGGTGTGGAACAACTTCTTTACACCGCTCTCGTTTGTAATGACATCATTGATTCTGGGAAGCGGTGCTATACTTCATGCAATTAATATTGTTATGAATAAGGAAAAATATTTCTCGCGCCTTAAAGAGTTTCAATCCGGAAATCTCGCGGACACTTTCAGTAAGATTTCGAAATTTATTCTCATACTGCTTTCAATTCAGTTAATAATTATTATTTATCAGCCGGTTTATCTTTCAAGCGGTGCTTCTAACGATAGTTTCAATTTACTTATTAATGATAACATTTTTCTTCTGCTATTCCGGATACTATTCATCATTGCCGCCATCGTCTGGCTTCTTTTAATTCTGAAGAAGAATAGAATGGATGGTAATGTTTTGATACGGAAAAAATACTATGCTTTCTATTTCGGAATCCTGTTGATACAGGAGTTAATCGGCCGTTATATTTTCTACGCTATCTATTCAAGGATCGGTGTCTGA
- the amrB gene encoding AmmeMemoRadiSam system protein B, whose protein sequence is MRIKLLVIIFVLFFNLPGFLYSQSVRPVRDDVGFCWSAEEMNSFMNYLSGELKIENGSDKNLIGGISVHDDYLYAGKVYYPLFSRIRTKEVVVFGVTHGTVRKELNDPSDVLILDEYDEWTGPYGNVKVSSLRDAIKSELDKEFVMTSNKAHQIEHSIEALIPFLQYFNPHVKITPVMIPQIPFDRMKIISEKLSAIILKYIKENRLEIGKDILFLISNDANHYGEDFGNSPYGMDAAAHKKGTVNDIRIINENLDGIIDNDKIINLTKELWPAVTSNQELPLWCGRYPVVFGLMTINKIVTNLKGKEIEGVLFKYSDTFTEKVLPFRDSGMGLTAPFSYRHWCGWFSLGLYINN, encoded by the coding sequence ATGAGAATTAAACTGCTCGTCATAATATTTGTTTTGTTTTTTAATTTACCCGGCTTTCTCTATTCGCAGTCGGTCCGGCCGGTCAGGGATGATGTGGGATTCTGCTGGAGCGCGGAAGAGATGAATTCATTTATGAATTATCTATCAGGTGAATTGAAAATTGAAAACGGTTCAGATAAAAATCTGATCGGCGGAATCTCGGTGCATGATGATTATCTCTACGCCGGCAAAGTATATTATCCTCTATTCAGCCGGATAAGAACAAAAGAAGTAGTTGTATTCGGAGTAACACACGGAACCGTCCGGAAAGAGTTGAACGATCCATCCGATGTTCTGATTCTTGACGAATACGACGAATGGACCGGGCCTTACGGCAACGTTAAAGTATCATCTTTAAGAGATGCGATTAAATCGGAACTCGATAAAGAATTTGTGATGACAAGTAACAAAGCTCATCAGATAGAACATTCGATCGAGGCTCTAATTCCTTTTCTGCAATACTTCAATCCCCACGTTAAAATTACACCGGTTATGATTCCACAGATCCCTTTTGACAGGATGAAGATAATAAGTGAAAAATTATCCGCTATAATTCTTAAATATATTAAGGAAAACCGGCTTGAAATCGGGAAGGATATTTTATTTCTGATCTCAAACGACGCAAATCATTACGGTGAGGATTTTGGCAATTCACCATACGGAATGGATGCGGCCGCGCACAAAAAGGGAACCGTTAACGACATTAGAATTATCAATGAGAATCTGGACGGAATTATTGATAACGATAAAATAATTAACCTTACAAAAGAGCTCTGGCCCGCCGTCACCTCAAATCAGGAACTTCCTTTATGGTGCGGAAGATATCCGGTTGTTTTCGGACTGATGACCATAAATAAAATTGTTACTAATCTTAAAGGAAAAGAGATCGAAGGAGTTCTGTTCAAATATTCGGATACATTTACAGAAAAAGTTCTACCGTTCCGCGACTCGGGAATGGGATTAACCGCGCCTTTCTCCTACCGGCACTGGTGCGGATGGTTTTCACTAGGACTCTATATTAATAATTAA
- a CDS encoding class I SAM-dependent methyltransferase, with protein MNPWLQIPSSDYEAHMSSPDVQQLPVLNEIFRRVVDHFNPRSVCIPGSTTGNGFEHLIGRELDLILGVDINYRFLSECRAWFAEDLPNLNLLCADLNSLVFRKGSFDLVHAALVFEYVDVDKLVADIYGWLNWGGIMSVVLQLPSEHSAPVSDTPYESLKQLSKLLKLVEVDRFIDIAGQKGFTEIKSEYVDLQKGKKFYVGYFKKMGVFSIGS; from the coding sequence ATGAATCCCTGGCTCCAAATACCGTCGTCCGATTATGAAGCTCATATGTCTTCGCCCGATGTTCAGCAGCTTCCGGTTCTTAACGAGATATTCCGGAGAGTTGTTGATCATTTCAATCCCCGTTCGGTCTGTATTCCGGGCTCAACCACCGGAAACGGTTTTGAACATCTTATCGGCAGAGAACTCGATCTGATTCTTGGGGTCGATATTAATTACAGGTTTCTTTCCGAGTGCCGTGCGTGGTTCGCTGAGGATCTTCCGAATCTTAATCTGTTGTGTGCCGACCTCAACTCACTTGTTTTCAGGAAGGGTTCTTTTGATCTGGTTCATGCGGCGCTTGTTTTCGAGTATGTGGATGTTGATAAACTTGTGGCGGACATTTACGGTTGGCTGAATTGGGGCGGTATTATGAGTGTTGTGCTTCAGCTCCCGAGCGAGCATTCGGCTCCTGTATCGGATACGCCTTATGAATCACTAAAGCAACTCAGTAAACTGCTTAAGCTGGTCGAAGTAGACAGATTTATTGATATTGCCGGGCAGAAGGGATTTACCGAAATAAAATCCGAATATGTCGATCTGCAGAAAGGAAAAAAGTTCTACGTCGGATATTTTAAAAAAATGGGTGTCTTCAGTATTGGTTCTTAA